The Tripterygium wilfordii isolate XIE 37 chromosome 17, ASM1340144v1, whole genome shotgun sequence genome has a window encoding:
- the LOC119982400 gene encoding zinc finger CCCH domain-containing protein 5, which yields MAEAAVGEVEQDEGERENDEKKMSRKEKRKVWKKQKRKQARREMAEIEKKEEEATLNDPEEQRRATMMEEEERTRMERERKEFEERERAWMEAMERKKRIQEEEEEKRRKTLEEEEEEEEEEERESKRRKQEDECDEDDDWEYAEEGPAEIIWLGNEIIVRKKKVKVPKKNADQRCWKEDSERPTSNPLPPQSEAFAEYQNPSLVSAQDALENVAQQVPNFGTEQDKAHCPFHLKTGACRFGQRCSRVHFYPDKSCTLLMKNMYNGPGLAWEQDEGLEYTDEEVERCYEEFYEDVHTEFLKFGEIVNFKVCRNGSFHLRGNAYVQYKSLDSAILAYHSINGRYFAGKQVMCEFVNVTRWKVAICGEYMKSRLKGCSHGTACNFIHCFHNPGGDYEWADWDKPPPSYWVKKMDALFGYSDDSGYEKMMHLEHSDRNRTRRSRSREVDHLYGRSREDDDDDEDDSCHPQHTSHDRRRSKPFNGKLWEENSSVEEEYRESTIHNANSEGLLDGKMDLDKIRDRDRRHGHRGKTSKAHNNVPQCSSDYGGTKKRTHEADSIMDLSDSDRDISRYRGRIKRSREQREGPAADDTGDRKRTYEVNGSKLERDRHKERHHSRSVKSTRLRSKLGYPDDFMDSSRNIHDADKEKWSDSRKLGGGHHVCRSKKSEHGNRVFGDNRVSESPDCDRTHDTHYSEDQLDKDKQKHLNLKSRHPRHNSDSLRKAARHLGENLHSIISDDRCGSVVSTSGDISNQDRWDPKTSVPEFEREAAMTEWIGCGSPSRYDG from the exons ATGGCCGAAGCAGCTGTAGGCGAAGTGGAGCAAGACGAAGGAGAGAGGGAAAACGACGAGAAGAAGATGAGCCGGAAGGAGAAGCGTAAAGTGTGGAAGAAGCAGAAGAGGAAGCAAGCGAGGCGGGAGATGGCGGAGATAGAGAAGAAGGAGGAAGAAGCGACACTGAATGATCCAGAGGAGCAGAGAAGGGCGACGATGATGGAAGAGGAGGAGAGAACGAGGATGGAGAGGGAGCGGAAGGAGTTTGAAGAGCGAGAGAGGGCGTGGATGGAGGCcatggagaggaagaagagaatccaagaggaagaagaagagaagaggagaaagactctagaagaagaagaagaagaagaagaagaagaagaaagggagtCTAAGAGGAGGAAACAG GAGGATGAGTGTGATGAGGATGATGACTGGGAATATGCAGAAGAAGGGCCAGCAGAAATCATCTGGCTTGGAAATGAGATAATTGTCAGGAAGAAAAAAGTGAAGGTACCAAAGAAGAATGCTGACCAACGATGTTGGAAAGAG GATTCTGAAAGGCCTACGTCAAATCCTCTTCCTCCACAATCTGAAGCTTTTGCTGAATACCAGAATCCCTCTCTGGTGTCAGCACAAGACGCACTTGAGAATGTTGCCCAACAAGTACCAAATTTTGGGACAGAACAA GATAAAGCTCATTGTCCTTTTCATTTAAAGACTGGAGCTTGTCGGTTTGGTCAGCGCTGCAGTAGAGTTCATTTTTATCCTGATAAGTCATGCACACTGCTTATGAAGAATATGTACAATGGGCCCGGCCTTGCTTGGGAGCAAGATGAGGGGCTAGAG TATACTGATGAAGAGGTAGAACGCTGCTATGAAGAATTTTATGAGGATGTGCATACCGAGTTTTTGAAATTTGGGGAAATAGTGAATTTCAAG GTTTGTAGAAATGGATCATTCCATTTGCGGGGAAATGCGTATGTCCAGTACAAGTCATTAGATTCTGCCATTCTTGCATATCATTCTATCAATGGGCGCTACTTTGCCGGCAAACAG GTAATGTGTGAATTTGTCAATGTGACTAGATGGAAGGTTGCTATATGTGGTGAATATATGAAGTCAAGGCTTAAG GGTTGTTCTCATGGAACTGCTTGCAATTTTATCCACTGTTTCCACAATCCTGGTGGAGATTATGAGTGGGCTGATTGGGATAAACCACCACCAAGTTATTGGGTGAAAAAGATGGATGCTTTATTTGGTTATTCTGATGATTCTGGGTACGAGAAGATGATGCACCTAGAACATTCTGACAG GAATCGTACAAGAAGATCTAGATCCAGAGAAGTGGATCATTTATACGGTAGAAGCCGGgaggatgatgacgatgatgaagatgacTCATGTCATCCCCAGCACACAAGTCATGATAGAAGGAGATCGAAACCTTTTAACGGGAAACTATGGGAAGAGAATTCAAGTGTTGAAGAAGAATATCGTGAGAGCACAATCCACAATGCTAACTCTGAAGGCTTGTTGGATGGGAAAATGGACCTGGACAAAATCAGAGACAGAGATAGACGTCATGGTCATAGAGGCAAAACCTCCAAAGCCCATAATAACGTACCACAATGCTCAAGTGATTATGGGGGCACCAAGAAGAGGACCCATGAAGCTGATTCGATTATGGATTTGTCAGATAGTGACAGGGACATATCCAGATACCGTGGTCGCATCAAGAGATCTAGAGAACAGAGAGAAGGTCCTGCAGCAGATGATACTGGAGATAGAAAGAGAACTTATGAAGTTAACGGATCTAAATTGGAAAGGGACAGACACAAAGAAAGGCATCATAGTCGATCGGTGAAAAGTACAAGACTACGGAGCAAATTAGGATACCCAGACGATTTCATGGATAGTAGTAGGAATATTCATGATGCTGATAAAGAAAAGTGGTCAGATAGCAGGAAACTTGGAGGTGGGCATCATGTCTGTCGAAGCAAAAAATCGGAACACGGAAATAGAGTTTTTGGAGATAATAGAGTTTCTGAATCTCCAGATTGCGACAGGACTCATGATACTCATTATAGTGAGGATCAGTTGGACAAAGACAAGCAAAAACACCTCAATCTTAAAAGTAGACATCCGAGGCACAACTCAGATAGTCTAAGAAAAGCAGCAAGACATTTGGGGGAGAACTTGCATAGTATAATATCTGATGATCGATGTGGATCAGTTGTATCTACATCTGGGGATATCAGCAACCAGGATCGTTGGGATCCTAAAACTTCTGTGCCAGAATTTGAAAGAGAAGCTGCTATGACTGAGTGGATTGGGTGTGGAAGTCCCAGTCGATATGATGGATGA